One Rhizoctonia solani chromosome 2, complete sequence DNA segment encodes these proteins:
- a CDS encoding DNA-directed RNA polymerase III subunit C4 has translation MSDGQTGESSNQASASNSGTRPVGNLRDTSTSQPSSRVIGNVLSRRPTDGVAGRGGRGKMMFMPNQVVRRKVEDGVVEPGTTSTEVNQGTGRGEGRGRGEGRGRGDGVGRGRGRGGPPAPVEMLSPTDSNCSRNVAAAGVGGGQPHGAGLTDTAAPTINSTRKLQKRRAGLEAAEKEQYSDDEGVEIVDMDDVNELDWMAPDSLVRVKEEDEEKAARKRDKLKGKIKDDSGRARPKLKQDPEDDDHNAESLLSSRDASTVRSGEEGTDDKLLANALDLSESEEEEEMEDLVEDFLANAQGDEASSLAIPRTTVMLMIPPKEPEDVDMGDPDSMSTGKGKQKVTFAEDNLSGDEDTNAQAKKAKVEEVTSKPSGGKIGQLEIYRSGLVRMKLGNGIAMEVTAATQPSFLQHAIYHDQDKKRLVVLGEVNRRYIVSPDIDLLLEDMAITEEKERQRKLEEAKRKEDELIRMDD, from the exons ATGTCGGACGGTCAAACGGGCGAATCTTCCAACCAGGCTTCCGCCAGTAACTCGGGAACTCGACCTGTGGGAAATCTAAGAGATACATCTACCTCACAGCCAAGCTCAAGGGTTATTGGTAATGTTCTGAGCCGCCGGCCTACAGATGGAGTTGCGGGGAGAGGAGGTCGGGGGAAAATGATGTTTATGCCTAATCAAGTCGTACGGAGAAAGGTCGAAGA TGGGGTGGTC GAACCTGGGACAACCAGCACTGAAGTAAACCAAGGTACAGGTCGCGGAGAAGGACGAGGGCGCGGTGAAGGCCGAGGACGCGGAGATGGGGTAGGAAGAGGCCGTGGCCGTGGAGGGCCTCCAGCTCCTGTTGAGATG CTCTCGCCGACCGACTCGAATTGCAGCAGGAATGTCGCAGCTGCTGGTGTGGGAGGAGGACAACCCCATGGTGCTGGCCTCACCGATACTGCTGCCCCAACTATCAATAGCACAAGGAAATTGCAAAAAAGGCGTGCTGGACTAGAAGCTGCGGAAAAAGAACAGTATTCCGACGACGAAGGGGTGGAGATCGTCGATATGGACGACGTCAACGAGCTAGATTGGATGGCTCCTGACAGTCTAGTCCGTGTAAAGGAGGAGGACGAAGAAAAGGCAGCAAGGAAGCGAGATAAACTGAAAGGGAAAATCAAAGATGATTCTGGCAGGGCCCGGCCAAAAC TCAAGCAGGATCCCGAAGACGATGATCATAATGCAGAGTCCCTGCTATCATCCCGTGATGCTTCTACGGTTCGATCTGGCGAAGAAGGCACCGACGACAAACTTTTGGCCAACGCACTAGATCTTAGCGAAagtgaagaggaggaagaaatgGAAGATCTCGTCGAGGATTTCCTTGCGAACGCTCAAGGGGATGAGGCCAGTTCTTTGGCTATACCACGAACGACCGTAATGTTGATGA TCCCACCAAAAGAACCAGAAGATGTTGATATGGGGGACCCAGATTCCATGTCCACAGGAAAAGGAAAGCAAAAAGTCACGTTCGCTGAAGATAACCTTAGTGGAGATGAAGATACTAATGCACAAGCCAAGAAGGCGAAAGTTGAGGAGGTTACTTCGAAGCCTTCAGGAGGTAAAATAGGCCAATTAGAGATATACCGCAGTGGGTTGGTTAGAATGAAACTTGGCAATGGGATAGCTATGGAG GTGACCGCTGCCACTCAACCTTCATTCTTACAACATGCCATTTACCATGACCAAGACAAAAAGCGGCTCGTTGTTCTCGGCGAAGTAAATCGGAGGTATATCGTCTCTCCCGATATAGATCTCTTGCTCGAGGATATGGCGATCACTGAAGAAAAGGAGAGACAACGGAAATTAGAAGAAGCAAAGAGGAAGGAGGATGAATTAATTCGGATGGATGATTAA
- a CDS encoding oxidoreductase family, NAD-binding rossmann fold protein produces the protein MAAPFELRWGILGAGHISSVFVKDYYLTQKRLRDVTDVIHKVAAVGSRDAAKAQALWNGGQEFIDKHASSNPETKAYGSYEEVVGDKNVNAIYIGTPHTHHYSCTSLALRAGKHVLCEKPFTSNAAELKSLISIAKENNVFLMEAMWTRFLPITGAIKSIIDSGELGDVKVLHADLAGDFKLDSIPKTHRILDPKLGGGALLDLGPYPFVWAAAILYEHALNKREPPSHVAGSMVKTKLTGVDSSTTFVLNFDRVEAQAILSCSITISTPNPALVVRCRKGNIIVAPPIYRPKSFIIQYLDEPGSGVVAREESREFSFEGGGWHFQGAQIF, from the exons ATGGCGGCACCATTTGAGCTACGATGGGGAATCTTGGGTGCGGGACACATCTCATCCGTGTTTGTCAAG GATTACTACTTGACCCAAAAACGTTT GAGAGATGTCACAGATGTAATCCATAAAGTTGCTGCCGTTGGATCGAGAGATGCAGCTAAAGCACAG GCCTTGTGGAATGGCGGTCAGGAATTCATCGATAAGCATGCTTCCTCGAATCCCGAAACCAAGGCCTATGGAAGTTACGAAGAAGTGGTTGGGGACAAG AACGTGAACGCAATCTACATAG GTACTCCCCATACACACCACTACTCTTGTACAAGTCTGGCGCTCCGAGCTGGGAAGCACGTTCTATGTGAAAAGCCCTTTACTTCCAACGCGGCCGAGCTCAAATCCCTGATttccattgccaaggagaaCAATGTCTTTCTCATGGAG GCGATGTGGACACGGTTCCTGCCAATTACCGGAGCCATAAAATCAATCATTGATAGCGGAGAGCTTGGAGATGTGAAAGTTCTCCATGCTGATTTGGCTGGTGATTTTAAACTCGATA GTATTCCAAAAACTCACCGCATTTTGGACCCCAAATTGGGTGGCGGGGCTCTCCTAGATCT TGGACCATATCCATTCGTTTGG GCAGCAGCAATCCTCTATGAACATGCGCTTAATAAACGCGAGCCCCCTTCTCATGTAGCCGGGTCCATGGTGAAGACAAAGCTCACAGGTGTTGACTCGAGCACTACCTTTGTCCTAAATTTTGACAGAGTTGAAGCTCAG GCGATCCTATCCTGTAGCATCACAATATCTACGCCAAATCCTGCGCTGGTGGTTCGATGCCGTAAAGGGAATATCATCGTTGCTCCGCCCATTTATCGGCCTAAGAGCTTTATTATTCAGTACCTTGATGAGCCAGGATCTGGCGTGGTTGCACGGGAGGAGAGCCGGGAGTTTTCGTTCGAAGGTGGTGGTTGGCACTTCCAAGGTGCGCAAATCTTTTAA
- a CDS encoding transcriptional regulator of RNA polII, SAGA, subunit, with protein sequence MVSSFVTPTSPLVIKAELVGLLGSKGRPYWNTLSEFIKAKISRSEFEERVTEWLNTPRLVSLHNSLLTALIYSASASSNGDLGDGINGGPKPRSRRRLLGHDKDGESSRLRRWAVDMGRKERERVRNNAGAGPRTGGPARSKRGDAGASPGLRSEIRSERGVRLMKERGNPPGTHLAIPLCESSRILPTQQNLFDRMSLIASQHDMTSSKTAVALLMTSSIALDLSGPSSSRGSVFNPQRADAVGSKGSGAAMEAVLTLAPFEVPGSSASTLLLGDHGYKNPHPPESGPEKDEEEDYNPMLIDRTPPKPAFMNGYGFRRPDPSATGSAELWKKLISQDKNSSSEVVKSRTLVTGAA encoded by the exons ATGGTCTCGAGTTTCGTAACTCCAACATCACCCTTGGTGATAAAGGCTGAGTTAGTGGGACTCCTCGGTTCTAAGGGCCGGCCATACTGGAACACACTCTCCGAGTTTATCAAAGCCAAAATATCTCGGTCCGAATTTGAGGAACGTGTAACTGAGTGGTTAAACACACCTCGTCTTG TCAGCCTTCACAATTCACTTTTAACAGCTTTGATATACTCCGCAAGTGCTTCTTCAAACGGAGACCTCGGGGACGGTATTAATGGGGGTCCCAAACCTCGGTCTCGACGCCGGCTACTTGGACACGACAAAGATGGCGAATCTTCTCGGCTTCGTCGCTGGGCTGTTGATATGGGTCGCAAAGAGCGAGAGCGTGTCAGGAATAATGCCGGGGCAGGCCCCAGGACTGGCGGTCCGGCTCGAAGTAAACGTGGCGATGCAGGTGCCAGCCCTGGTCTCAGGAGTGAGATACGTAGCGAAAGGGGTGTTAGGTTGATGAAGGAGCGCGGAA ATCCTCCTGGAACTCATCTGGCCATCCCGTTGTGCGAGTCTTCTAGGATATTACCAACACAGCAAAACCTATTTGATCGCATGTCACTTATTGCTTCACAACACGATATGACGTCTTCGAAGACGGCGGTAGCATTACTCATGACTTCCTCGAT AGCACTTGACCTCTCAGGCCCTTCCTCCTCAAGGGGCAGTGTATTCAATCCTCAGCGTGCGGACGCAGTGGGAAGTAAAGGCAGCGGTGCGGCTATGGAAGCAGTTCTCACGCTGGCACCGTTCGAAGTACCCGGTAGTTCTGCCTCGACTCTGCTACTCGGAGACCATGGATACAAAAACCCTCATCCTCCTGAATCGGGTCCTGAAaaggacgaagaggaagactACAACCCCATGTTGATCGACAGAACGCCCCCCAAGCCAGCTTTTATGAATGGATATGGGTTCCGAAGGCCGGATCCGAGCGCAACGGGCAGCGCAGAACTTTGGAAGAAACTTATATCTCAGGATAAGAACTCGTCTTCAGAAGTCGTGAAGAGCCGCACTCTGGTCACTGGCGCTGCTTGA